The following are encoded together in the Humulus lupulus chromosome 5, drHumLupu1.1, whole genome shotgun sequence genome:
- the LOC133778779 gene encoding uncharacterized protein LOC133778779 — MGVLAEMWVKMRDKVESGNFQTDSSLHDPRYESLLQQFLPSQQQGSTSNQSPGTSSMPQKPQQNSPNISGGSSQSPFFNYMFGLSSQFPQTQPMGSQFGGLPQQQQQQQQPMYGQFGSFMQQQPVYPHYGGSTQQPVYNQQYYTSPNQQQQQSPLIRPQPRPYYPSPPAP; from the coding sequence ATGGGAGTTTTGGCTGAGATGTGGGTTAAGATGCGTGATAAGGTCGAGTCAGGAAATTTTCAGACTGATTCTTCCCTCCATGACCCACGCTATGAAAGTTTATTGCAGCAGTTCTTACCTTCTCAACAACAAGGTAGTACATCTAATCAAAGCCCGGGGACGTCGTCGATGCCACAGAAACCACAACAAAATTCTCCAAACATATCTGGTGGTTCCTCTCAGTCgccattttttaattatatgtttggacttTCTTCCCAGTTTCCTCAGACACAACCTATGGGAAGTCAGTTTGGAGGAttaccgcagcagcagcaacaacaacaacaacctatGTATGGTCAATTTGGGTCGTTCATGCAGCAGCAGCCAGTATATCCTCATTATGGAGGATCGACACAGCAGCCCGTTTATAATCAGCAGTACTACACTTCTCCAAATCAACAACAACAGCAGTCTCCTTTGATTCGCCCACAACCTCGGCCATATTATCCTTCGCCGCCAGCACCATAG